The sequence below is a genomic window from Cicer arietinum cultivar CDC Frontier isolate Library 1 chromosome 6, Cicar.CDCFrontier_v2.0, whole genome shotgun sequence.
tgttaatattttttcattcacCAGAATTTGAATTCTAAGCTTCTCTTAtatatatgattgattatatataGCTAGGTATATTCAAAgctaatttacttttttattaagacaaaaaaagaaagaatattgatttattattttgatgttttaattatttggaTAGATCCTGAAGCAGAAGTGATAGCTTTATCACCAAAGACACTGATGGCTACAAACAGATTCTTATGTGAAACATGTGGAAAAGGTTTTCAAAGAGATCAAAATCTTCAACTCCATAGACGTGGACACAACCTTCCATGGAAACTTAAGCAAAGAACAAACAAAGAAGCAAAGAAGAGAGTTTATGTGTGTCCAGAGAAGACTTGTGTTCACCATGATCCTTCAAGGGCACTTGGTGACTTAACTGGGATAAAAAAGCACTTTTGTAGAAAGCACGGTGAAAAGAAGTGGAAGTGTGAGAAGTGTTCAAAACGTTATGCTGTTCAGTCTGACTGGAAAGCTCACTCAAAAACATGTGGTACTAGAGAATACAAATGTGATTGTGGAACTATCTTTTCAAGGTACTAACTAATTAACCTATATTCATGAAtatctcactttttttttttatcacaacttTGTTACAATATTTGATATAGGATTaagttgtttttgttttgcaaaaagtggtaattttattatgttttcaTTGTCTATTTGGCTTTTGAGAGTAAAAGGAGAATGAGGCTTAGTTCAAACCAATTCATTAAGCCACACAAAGTTTTTATATTCCTTTTTTCTAGTCCTAGCCCTAAACGACAAAAATTCATGCTTTGGACTATGGAATTGGAATTATCTTAGTCAACCTCACTCAccatatatatttaatgtaatGGAATGAGattattaactaattttgttttattatcacACTAGTTTGTGGTTATAAGTAAGTTCTTAGTATTATCACCTAAATCTATAGGCAATTTTTGGTACAAGTAGTCCTCGTGCCGAACTAATTTTATCTAGTTTCTTCTATTTGGACTTTTTTCTTGAGatgataatagattttttttctttaacttttTGTTCTCGTATAACTAATATGAAGTTTGGTTGGGagttacaacaaaaaaaatctgATTAAATGATTGTTTCAGTCAAAGTTTGAACTTACATATTCAATTGATTCAGCTTTAATTAAAGTTCATTAATCGCAAACAACTTGATCAAGTgctaattaattttgtaatggTGAATATTTATTGGTTGAGCAGGAGAGATAGCTTCATAACTCATAGAGCCTTTTGTGATGCATTGGCAGAAGAAACAGCAAGAGTAAGTGCAGCATCAGAAATAAACAACAATATTAGTTACAATAACATAATGGGAACATCTCTAGTCCCTAACAACAACATGGCAAaccatttttcttcaattttcaaACCAATTGATGAAACAACAAATATTCAAACTAGAGGACTATCCCTTTGGATGAGTACTCAATCATCTCAACCTCATGAAACAATGATAACCACCACAAATGGTAATAATTTGCATGAGATTCATCATCAACTTGGTTCATCCACAAACACATCATCTAGAGGAATATTATATAGTGGAAATATTGAAAATCCACTTGTCCAATGCTCAAACACAAATCCTCCACCAAACTCAAATAATTATCACCTAAATTGGGTTTTTGGAACTAAACTTCCCTCCAATTGTAGTGAAGAACTAATTACTAGTACTACCACTTCACTTCCGCTacgaaataatattaatattgatgaTGTTCCTCGTTCTGCTTCCTTGTATAGCTCACAACACCAATTGCAACCACATCAAAATCAAACATCAAACATGTCAGCTACAGCTTTGTTACAGAAAGCTGCTCAAATTGGAGCAACAACCTCAACTGATCCATCATTCCTTGGAAGTTTAGGTTTGAAATGTAGTAACACTACTACTAATATTGATGGTAACAAATTTGGTGGTGGCATGTATGGTTCAAGTTCTTTGCTTATTAGTCTTGCTAGTGGAGAAGATCGTAACTCTGGATGTGATTTGTCACAAATGCACCCTTCTAAACGTAGACATGTGCAGAGTGAAGAAAATGGTGGAGGGCAAACTAGGGATTTTCTTGGTGTTGGTGTGCAAACTATTTGCCACCCTTCTTCAATCAACGGATGGATTTGATTTTATCATGTAAATATTCAATCAATTATGAattatcatctttttttttttagtttttctcaatgaaaatggtaaattaaaaataaaagggtaGTCAATAATTTGATTCTTAAATTAATATGTGAAACGATATCACATTATTCGGTCTTTTagcatatcaaaattttaaaaaacatatttaaatatgtcttcttaattattttagtctttaaatatatcttttcttaattaattagttagatattgaatgtattttttttagtcgatttaatttataaaattattgacaaatatataattaaaaatatatctgtaatttaaatatattcaaatattttagtaaCATCGCCTCACATATACTCGGATACTAAAATCactatttacttaaaaataaataaaagaaaaaaggagGATGAAACTGAAGTTGAAGTTGGAAgaagataataattattattatttttattattaagtatatgAAAACTTTGCAAGGAGGAAAAGGTGGGAATTGAGTGCTTGATGGAGGCTGAAAAGTTTGTTGTTAGAAAAACAATATTGAAGGGCttaaaagagagagagagatccATGCATATTCTTTTGAATGCTGAAAGCTGATCCCTTTTAAAAATGGTggctttatttttttcattttttttataaagggAGGGATCGATTGTGGAGTAGTGGGGGCAAAGCAAAGGACAAGTTTGGGAACTCCATTATTGAACACTTTCATCACTATTGTGGCTGTTGTCTTGTCAAACTgggtttaattaaaattaaaagagaatttCAACGGTGACAAAAAAGCATCATTCTAGTATAAATAGGCTTTTAGAgtatagattaaaataaattaatttatgtacaCTTTTCATTCACCCTGCAATATTGCATATACTTGTTGTAGTACAATGAGATTGGCTAAGATTTTGTGCATGCACAAGAATGGACCAAAGGCTAAGAAGATCGAGGCACACTACACATTTTTCACTGTCCtatgtttttctttcttcctttttcaaCCATTCCTCTTCTTTTCATGCACTCGGCGGAAAGTGCGGTATATTTTGCCTTTTCTTTTTTACAACCTTTCATATTTATGGAGTACTTGCTGAAAATATATAAAGCTCATGAATCCacaatattcaaaaaaatttgaaaaataaaatgtacaaGTTAATAATAAGAGTCGGCCTCATGCAAATAATATAAGTCCAGTGTTTAGTGATATAAGGGAAAAGAAAAGTGCTTTGGTGATATTTTTTCATACAAtgtgattatattttttatatataataatatgctAAAAAATTTGGAGGGTATCTACTTATAAAATCGTTTAAGAGTATAAAACATGATATTTAGTAGATAGAATAAATGAATATTTCAACTATTCATTAGTTGATGGAGAACAATAATGTCCatataaaagtatttatatGTGTGACTATCTAAATCCATTAATAAGTTAATAAAACTAGAAATAAACTCTATAAAGTTAAACTGCTagagtaaaaaatattattgctCTTAAGTAGATTTAGGTTTATAATATTATGtacaacaaacaaataaaaagtcCTATAAGTGTAAAACAAAATGCAcaattttgacatttaatattacaatattttatatctcataaagtaataatattgttaatattgaaaatatctttacttttttttatcaaagtgtTTTCTTAGAGTTTGCTTTATGTTGCAGAAAATGTTGGATCGTGTCTTGACTCTGTGTTTAATgagattattatttaaattagttttaaaaaatgggTTTATTATTTAAGTAGTTtgtaatttttctataaaaggGAGAGTATcgcatattaatattttgacatGTTAAAATTGTTGTGTTGTGTGAAGAGATAAAAgaactatatataattataagtttattttattttagaaaatgcatattttaaaaaaggaaaatttttataaaaaatttaacattattttatatattattaaaatatatcaaaaataacatttaaataatatgTAGTTTTATGCGTTTGCCGGGAGTCGAACCCGGGTCTATTGCTTGGAAGGCAATTATCCTAACCGTTGGACTACAAACGCAAGGTTATGCTTTAAAATATTAAGcagttttaatatttaaatgtgaAAGTCATATATTTATGagataaatagtaaataaagtAAGTGAATTaatgatttatattattattgttagtaATTGGTCATATCCATGCACATATAATATCACTCATTcattaaatatcaatattattcatttaaagTGAATTACTCGCATAAaccaaatatttttatgtttataagTGATTTTGAAGGATTAATAACCGTTTAATGAAAAAACAATAAGACATATAATTAGAAGTGacaaattgaacaaaaaaaaaatgaaataacatGCCAATCAAAAGAAGTATCCACATCAAAAATTGGAAATAAGCTGCTGTGCTTGAGATTTCTAAAAAGGTATAATGAAAAACTTCATATGTGGAGAATTTTGGTTTTGTGTGAATATCACAATTCACAGTTTTACACACACAAATGACTTCATATTCTTTAGTTTTTAATCCTGAAAAACATATTGTTATCTTGCTTTTAGACTCACTAATTCGTTTTTagtctaaaaatttaaatgtgatGCGTTTTTATTCTCAAACTTTCTTAATATACCAGTTTTAATCCAAATTTTATGTTTAGTAGCCTTTGATATTTGCTAAGAGGCCTACCAACGACATATTTCAAATAACActgaataaaaaattacattttaaatgtagagataaaacatatttaattttaattaaatttttatttttaatttatgtttttattttcaatacacGGTGATAATTATCAATTCAAATTAAGTAATCCACACCAACTTCATATATACGCAATGGGCGGGGCATTAGAAAATCCAATTAGTAAGGTGAGGCAACATTTAGAAACTTGTATTTTCTACCTTCATAACTAGACTTATCCTCGCTCCAAAtgtaaaaaatctaaatttatttcttttattcttattcaattaaaagtaaaaaaaaaaatattctaaaatgtTACTCCTCACCAAAATTTTCGATTATGAAATTGTTTCTTCCAAATATATGGTACACAAATTAACACTACCGAAAAATTGTAAggaataaaattttcaaattatatacCTGAAATTTTACTAATAAAATTTCTAGTATTTGTGCTTTGAAATTTCTActagttaattttattatatcagaaatttcaaattttgtacgtaacatttttttttaaataagaatgggaaaaacaacattatatatagatttgactgaaacatttataactaaaattttTGAGTCACAATAAGTTGTCATATCATAGACAAGATTGACCGACAAAATCGAGTAATTGTTATCATTAATCGCTCTGATATAGAGATCAAAAAGAGAGGAAAGAAGAAGGAATGTCTTATTAgttttaatgtatcgatttcaCAAACAATGAGTgactctttcttcttttttcaatGACTGCTCTTCTATTAGATTGTATAGGAGGTTGAATTCGACGACGTTTCACCGTATTTTCGCTTCTCTAGTTCtcactggaaaaaaaaaaattgaatgaaaaaatgTAAATGTTGTAGTGGAAATTTTGTTTCGGATGAGACAAACTCCcgataatttcatttttaaaatttttgatattgaaaaataactaCCAGAAAGTTGGTTCCTGAAATTTTCGATAAAAaactttaaagaaaaaaattacttttttccaaattaattttaatttttccagtatatttaaagatattttagtaAGCTAAaggtttaaatttttaaataaaagaatataagttcaattgtggaaatacaaaatttgtttttccaacatttaaatttagataaaaCTTTTGTTGTGTTGGGTATTGGTTCCAACctatatactttattttttatttattaagtgtgcataaatttcatattattgTTTTAAGTATACGTAGGTATAAAATATTATGtacaacaaacaaataaaaaatttacaaaaataacattattttatatattatttaagtagtttgtaatttttctataaaaggGAGAGTATcgcatattaatattttgaaatgttaAAATTGTTGTGTTGTGTGAAGAGATAAAAGAACTATACATAattataagtttattttattttagaaaatgcatatttttaaaaaggaaaatttttataaaaaatttaacattattttatatattattaaaatatatcaaactcccgataatttcatttttaaaatttttgatattgaaaaataactaCCAGAAAGTTGGTTCCTGAAATTTTCGATAAAAaactttaaagaaaaaaattacttttttccaaattaattttaatttttccagtatatttaaagatattttagtaAGCTAGaggtttaaatttttaaatagaagaatataagttcaattgtggaaatacaaaatttgtttttccaacatttaaatttagataaaaCTTTTGTTGTGTTGGGTATTGGTTTCAACctatatactttattttttatttattaagtgtggataaatttcatattattgTTTTAAGTATACGTAGGTATAAAATATTATGTACAACAAAcagataaaaaatttacaaaaataacattattttatatattattaaaatatatcaaaaataacatataaataaaatgttgaTTTATGCGTTTGCCGGGAGTCGAACCCGGGTCTATTGCTTGGAAGGCAATTATCCTAACCGTTGGACTACAAACGCAaggttttgttttaaaatattaagtgtatttaatatataaacgTGAAAGTCATATATTTATGAGATAGACAGTAAATAAAGTAAATGAATTaatgatttatattattattattagtaattgGTCTGCGCATATAATATCAGTCATTCgtttaaatatcaatattatttatttaaaatgaattactcacataaatcaaatatttttatgtttatagtGATTTTGAAAGATTAACAAGGCTAATCATTTGATGAAAAAACATCAAGACATATAATTAGAAGTTAAGTTGTTGTGCCTaagatttctaaaaaatataatgaaaaactTCTTATGCGGAGAATTTCAGTTTTATGTGAATATCACAATTCACAGGTTTACACACACAAAATAACTTCATATTAATCctgaaaaatatattgttattttactTTCAGTCTCACTAATTCATTTTTAGTCTGTAAAGTTAAAAGTGATGCATTTTTATTCTCAAACTTTCATAATATACCAGTTTTAATCCAAAATTTATGTTTAGTACCCTTTGATATTTGCTAACAGGACTAGGACTACAAACGACATATTTCAAATAACactgaataaaaaattatatatttcaaaagtttgagataaaaaattacattttaaaatgtagagataaaacatatttaattttaattaaattttaatttttaatttatgtttttattttcaatacgCGATGATAATTATCAATTCAAATTAAGtaatccacaccaagttcacTTTGAAATTTCTActagttaattttattctatcagaaatttcaaattttgtacggaacaatttttttaaaacttttttttaaatagggaTAGAAAAAACACCATTATATATAGATTTGACTTAACATtcacaactgatcaaatttttgagtcacaaGAAGTTGTCATATTATGGGCAAGATTGACCAATAAAATCGAATGATTGTTATCGTTACTCGCTCTGCTATAGAGAtcgaaaagagagaaaaaaatggaTGTCTTATTAGTTTTAATGTATCGACTTCACAAATAATAAGTtcctctttcttctttttttaactACGACTCTTCTATTAGATTGTGTAGAAGGTTGAATTCGAGGACGTTTAACTGTATTTTCGTTTCTCTAGTCCtcattggaaaaaaaataaaaaaatgtaaaaaaaatgttgtagtgaAAATTTTGTTCCGGATAAGACTAACtcccaataatttcattttttaaaattttgatattgaaaaataactaccgaaaatttagTTCCTAAAATTTTCgataaaaaactttaaaaaagaattacatTTTTCCaaattagttttagtttttactgtatatttaaaaatattttagtaaattaaaggtttaaatttttaaatagaagaGTATAAGTTCAATTGTGAAAGTACAAAATCTAATTTTCCAACATTTAGATTTAGATAAAACTTTTGGTGTGTTGGGTATTGGTTTTAACctatatacttttatttatttatttagtgtGCATAAATCTCATATTATTGTTTTAAGTATACGTAGGTATAAAATATATGTACAACAAACAGATAAAAAGTCTAAAAATACGccatttgatatttaattacaatattttatatttcaaaaagtaaaaatattattaaaattaaaaatacctttttttatttttatttttatttatcaaggTGTTTTCTTAGAGTTCGTTTTAGGTTTCAAAAAGTATTTGATCGGCCTTTTCTCTGTGTTTAGTaagattattatttaaaatagttttaaaaatgagtttattatttaaatagtttgtaatttttctataaaaggGAGAGTGCCATATATTAATATCTTGAcatattaaaattgttgtttgtTGTGTCaagacataaaaaaattatacgtaattataattttattttattttattttagaaaatgcatattttaaaaagatgaGTGATTAAAttacactaatataataatattatactgttcaattatgttttaatcgatacaaaatttacaaaattcaatgttagattgaaaatttatatcatatagaatatttatgtgaaaatttacaaaaaatttaaaattattttatatgatattaaaatatatcaaaattaatatttaatatatttttactaaatgtAGTTAAGTTTTATGAGTCTCAATCATTAAtcaaatgatttaaaattaatgcaaaattttatataaataatctatataatataaaaatttaatataataataaattatattaaataatataatattgatataatttGATCATCTTCTTTAAAAACACATTAAAATACCCTTGATACCCACACCACAAATATCCTAAATCTGTCGGAGAAAAAGAATAATAGTTGttttttatagtaattttattttttataaaaaataattgtttttttataatgtgTTGATTTACATGATACTGAAGTTTGACTCCGCGTAAAAAATGCGTTTGCCGGGAGTCGAACCCGGGTCTATTGCTTGGAAGGCAATTATCCTAACCGTTGGACTACAAACGCGTTGCTatactttaaattttaagaactaaatattaaaacatataagttatatatttaaaatttgactaATTTAAAGTGAGAAGTTCATAAAGTAAgtgaattaataattaatattatcatttcTCATGATTGGTCGTAAGCATGCACatataatatcatttaaattatcaaTGATCAATATTACtcatctaaaataaattactcaCATGAGACAAATCTTATATTTAATGGTACTTTTAGAGTATTAACgaatatctatatatttatagatatatatgaagaaaaaaagcaaaaaaacatataataaaaacagACAAATTCAACAAAAAGAAATGAAACAACATGCCAATAAAAAAAAGGatccatataaaaaaattggaaatacGGTGTTGTGTCtaagatttctaaaaatataataaaaaacttCATGGGCGGAGAATTCCAGTTTTTTGTGAATATCACAACTCACACACACAAATCACTTCATACTCCTTAGCTTTTAATtctgaaaaatatattgtttttttttgtttgttttagtcTCACTAATTCTTTTTAATTCTTCAAATCTAAAAGTGATGCGTTTTTATTCTCAAATTTTCAGAAATATACcagttttaattcaaaattcatgTTCAGTATACTCCCCTTGATATTTGTTAAGAGGACTATAAACAACATATTTCAAATAATACTGAATAAAAAATGAcagattttaaaagtttaagacaaaaaattacattttaaaatgtaaagactaaaacgtttttaattgtaattaaattatcaattcaagtaaaataatctACACCAAGTTCATATATACGCAATGGATGGGGCTTTAGAAAATCCAATTATGAGGTTAGGCAACATCTAGGTTTATGATAAAACTTTTGATATGTTGGAGTATCGGTTCAACCTACAATACTTTGGTTTTTCTTTCTGCATGTAGTGTGTGCTAATTTTAGAGTTATActctttgaaattaaattaaaaaagcaTTCAAATAGGTGGATTTCAACAAGTAATTCAAGACTCTCAAGGTAAAAAACCATGTTAACTATTTGATAGGTTTGTCTTTACCA
It includes:
- the LOC101496559 gene encoding zinc finger protein MAGPIE-like is translated as MLKKMDEIEITNGFPQNSQGTSNNPPTLKRKRNLPGNPDPEAEVIALSPKTLMATNRFLCETCGKGFQRDQNLQLHRRGHNLPWKLKQRTNKEAKKRVYVCPEKTCVHHDPSRALGDLTGIKKHFCRKHGEKKWKCEKCSKRYAVQSDWKAHSKTCGTREYKCDCGTIFSRRDSFITHRAFCDALAEETARVSAASEINNNISYNNIMGTSLVPNNNMANHFSSIFKPIDETTNIQTRGLSLWMSTQSSQPHETMITTTNGNNLHEIHHQLGSSTNTSSRGILYSGNIENPLVQCSNTNPPPNSNNYHLNWVFGTKLPSNCSEELITSTTTSLPLRNNINIDDVPRSASLYSSQHQLQPHQNQTSNMSATALLQKAAQIGATTSTDPSFLGSLGLKCSNTTTNIDGNKFGGGMYGSSSLLISLASGEDRNSGCDLSQMHPSKRRHVQSEENGGGQTRDFLGVGVQTICHPSSINGWI